Sequence from the Clostridium botulinum genome:
GTTATCTAAAAGCTTAACGCCATCTACAGTTTTAGATAAATCTTTAACTGTTAATATGTCATTACCAACTTCTCTTTCAGGTGTAAATCCTACGAAAGGATATTTTCTACTTGAAGGTTGGATGTCATCTAAAGTGATTTTATCTAATAATTTTTTACGAGAAGTAGCTTGCTTAGATTTAGATGCATTAGCGCTAAATCTTGCAACGAAGTCTTGTAATTCTTTAATTTTTTCTTCTTTTTTCTTATTTTGATCCTTAGACATTTGAAGGGCTAATTGGCTTGATTCATACCAGAAATCATAGTTACCAACATAAATCTTAATCTTTCCAAAATCAACATCAGCCATTTGAGTACAAACTGAGTTTAAGAAATGTCTATCATGTGATACAACTATAACAGTTCCATCAAAATTACCTAAGAAATCTTCTAACCAATTAACAGCCTTTAAATCAAGACCATTAGTAGGTTCGTCTAGTATTAGTATTCCAGGATTACCGAATAGAGCTTGAGCTAAAAGAACTTTAACCTTTTCTCCTCCAGTTAATTCTGATACGTTTTTAAAGTGATAATCAGTGCCAATTCCTAAACCTTGTAAAAGTGAAGAAGCTTCAGATTCTGCTTCCCAACCATTAAGTTCAGCAAATTCTCCTTCTAATTCAGATGCTTTAATTCCATCTTCATCAGAAAAATCAGGCTTTGCATATAACTCATCTTTTTCCTTCATTATTTGGTATAATCTTTCATTACCCATTATTACAGTTTCTAAAACTTGACAATCATCATATTTGTAATGATCTTGTGTTAATACTGACATTCTTGTATTTGGAGCAATTATAACGTCACCAGTATTAGGTTCAACTTCACCTGAAAGTATTTTAAGAAAAGTACTTTTTCCAGCACCATTTGCTCCAATAACTCCATAACAATTTCCTGCTGTAAATTTAAGGTTTACGTCTTCAAAAAGTTTACGTCCACCAAATCTAAGACTAACATTTGATACAGTTATCAATAAATTTCCCTCATTTCATTGAATATTCATTTCGTTATTATACCACATAAAGCTACATAAAGAGAATATTTAAAGGAATTAAAAGCATCTTTATTATTGACATTTTTGTAATTTAGATGATAAAATTAAGAAAATTGTAAAGATGGAGAGTAATTATTATGATATGCACTAGATTTATATTATTAAAATTAAATAACGCATATTACTGTAACTATTATAGATAGAGCTTGTATTAATAATTTTTTATTATAGATGCGAGCTAAAGTATAAACTTAAGTTTGTATCTATGATGGTTAGAGCTATTTATTATTCTCAAAATAAGCCACATAGATAATCTATGTGGAAGTAGAGTATTTAGTATTGTAGGCAACCACATAGTAACACTATGTGGTTTTTTTATTCTTTGGAAATTATAAAAAAAAGAAGAATTTTATGATTAGTTCAAAGTAGTCTTTATGATTTTTTATTTATTTTAGGAGGGACAGTAGGAATGGCTAAGAGAGAAAATTTTAAGAGTAGGACTGGTTTTATACTTTCATGTATAGGGGCAGCAGTAGGACTAGGAAACATATGGATGTTTCCATATCGATTAGGTCAAAATGGAGGCGCAGCTTTTTTAATTCCATACTTTATTTTTGTATTGTTATTAGGTTCAACAGGATTAATAACAGAGTTTGCATTTGGAAGAAAATTTAAAGGTGGTTCAGCAACGGGAATTATAACAACATTTGCTGAAAAAAATAAAAAAGGTGGAAAGCTAGTAGCGCTAATACCTGTAATAGGATTAGCAGGTGTATTTATGTTTTACAACATAGTTGTAGGATGGATAATGAAATATTTTTCAATGAGTATTACAGGAGAATTATTTTCGGTAGATGTTCATAGTTTTTTTGAAGGATTTTCAGGAACAAGTCAAACAATAGTTTGGAACTTTATAGCTATAGCATTAACATTAGTTATAGTTTATGCAGGAGTAACAAAAGGTATAGAAAAAATAAATACAATAATTATGCCAGCATTATTTGTAATATTTATTTTGCTTGCAATTAGATCACTTACACTTCCAGGAGCAATGGAAGGTGTTAAATATTTATTAAATCCTAAGTGGGAATTTTTACTTAAGCCTAACACTTGGATAATGGCTTTAGGACAAGCGTTCTTTACAGTATCATTAAATGGTTGTGGGATGGTTGTATATGGTAGTTATATGAAAGATGATTTCGATATACCAAGGTCTGCTTTAAGTACAGCAATATTAGATACAATAGCAGCATTACTTGCTTCATTTGTTATAATGCCATCTGTATTTGCATTTAATTTAGATCCAATGGCAGGTCCACCATTATTATTTATAACAATGCCAACAATATTTAAAGCTATGCCTGGTGGAAGACTAATAGCTATAGTATTCTTCTTAAGCTTAATATTTGCAGCTGTATCATCATCTATTAATATGTTGGAAGGTCCAGTTGAAGCATTAATTTCACAAACGAAGCTTAATAGAAAAAAGGCATCAATTATAATAGCTATAATAGGGTTTATATTATCAATACCTTTAAATTTAAGTATGGCTAGTTTTGATAATTTCACTAATTTTATCACAATAATAGTATCACCACTAGCAGCCTTAATAGTATTTTTAGTATTTTACTATGTAGGAGATTATAAAAAGGCACTTATAGAGATAAACAAGGGCGCTAGTAGAAAACTTGGAATTAACTTTATATGCTTAGCTAAATATGTATTTGTAATTGTAACTGTAGTAGTTATAGTACTTGGAATTATATATGGCGGGATTGGTTAAATAAAAGTAAGGTAAGCTAAAAAAGCACTCTATAAAATATAATTTCTTTATAATTACAGTTTTATTATTTTAACTGTCTATTATTAAGTATTATATAAATATAGTAGTGCTTTTTATTTAGTTTAAAATCAATGATATTTTATTACTTT
This genomic interval carries:
- a CDS encoding ABC-F family ATP-binding cassette domain-containing protein — translated: MITVSNVSLRFGGRKLFEDVNLKFTAGNCYGVIGANGAGKSTFLKILSGEVEPNTGDVIIAPNTRMSVLTQDHYKYDDCQVLETVIMGNERLYQIMKEKDELYAKPDFSDEDGIKASELEGEFAELNGWEAESEASSLLQGLGIGTDYHFKNVSELTGGEKVKVLLAQALFGNPGILILDEPTNGLDLKAVNWLEDFLGNFDGTVIVVSHDRHFLNSVCTQMADVDFGKIKIYVGNYDFWYESSQLALQMSKDQNKKKEEKIKELQDFVARFSANASKSKQATSRKKLLDKITLDDIQPSSRKYPFVGFTPEREVGNDILTVKDLSKTVDGVKLLDNINFMVNKGDKIALIGNEIAVTTLFKILAGEMEPDSGEYKWGITITNSYFPTDNSQYFDGCNLSLVDWLRQYSEEKSESYIRGFLGRMLFSGEEALKEANVLSGGEKVRCMLSRMMLSNGNVLMLDQPTNHLDLESITAVNNGLKNYNSNIIFASHDHQFVQTIANRIIDIKDDGSIVDRTMTFDEYLEFAATNK
- a CDS encoding sodium-dependent transporter, coding for MAKRENFKSRTGFILSCIGAAVGLGNIWMFPYRLGQNGGAAFLIPYFIFVLLLGSTGLITEFAFGRKFKGGSATGIITTFAEKNKKGGKLVALIPVIGLAGVFMFYNIVVGWIMKYFSMSITGELFSVDVHSFFEGFSGTSQTIVWNFIAIALTLVIVYAGVTKGIEKINTIIMPALFVIFILLAIRSLTLPGAMEGVKYLLNPKWEFLLKPNTWIMALGQAFFTVSLNGCGMVVYGSYMKDDFDIPRSALSTAILDTIAALLASFVIMPSVFAFNLDPMAGPPLLFITMPTIFKAMPGGRLIAIVFFLSLIFAAVSSSINMLEGPVEALISQTKLNRKKASIIIAIIGFILSIPLNLSMASFDNFTNFITIIVSPLAALIVFLVFYYVGDYKKALIEINKGASRKLGINFICLAKYVFVIVTVVVIVLGIIYGGIG